The sequence CAAAAAAATATTTATTACTAATTATTTAGTTTTAGGAATTATTTTTGCTATATTGGTAGAATGGTTACAGTTATTGGCTCCCCACAGGACTTTTGACTTGTGGGATATCGCCGCTAACCTGTTAGGCAGTGCAGTCGGTACCATTTGTTTTTATATTTTATATAAGAAGAAAAGTAAGCTTGTATAAGTAAAAATAAATGGTTAGAATTGTTATCGCTAAGAAGCAAAGAATTATTAACCTTTATATGAAGTATTAAACTATGGAAGCTAAAAAGACACCAAAAGCTGATTTGAGCAAGAAGTCAGGAATGTTCCTGAACTTGGGGCTTCTTGTCAGCGTTGGTCTTACGCTGTTTGCTTTCGAGTACAAAACGTACGAATCAGGAGAGCTGATGGATCTAGGAACAGTGGAAGACGATTTCGAGGAATTATTAGATATTCCTATTACGGAACAACCACCACCGCCACCACCACCAGTAGAACAGCCAATCATCGAAGAGATTCCTGATGAAGTAGAAATCGAAGAGAAGATCGAAGTGAATTTCGATGTGGAAGTGCAAGAGGAAACCGTGATCAAAGAAGTCGTTATTGCGGATGCTCCTGTAGAAGAGAAAGCTGAAGAAATCTTTGACGTGGTAGAAACCATGCCTACTCCTCCCGGAGGAATGGAAGGTTGGAATAAGTACCTGAGCAAAAACCTTAAATACCCAACCCAAGCACGTAGGATGGGGATCGAAGGAACTGTATATGTAGTATTCGTGGTAAATACGGATGGTTCTATTCAAGATGTGGGTATCCTAAGAGGTATCGGAGGTGGCTGTGATGAAGAAGCCATGCGCGTAGTACGAAATGCACCTAAATGGGAGCCCGGTAAACAAAGGGGACGTCCAGTAAGGGTAAAAATGAGACTACCGATTCGATTCAAGCTAAGCTAATCGATCGAACAATTTATAAAAAAAGGGCTGTCATTAATTTGACAGCCCTTTTTTCATCCCCTCCCACTTTTTTCACCTACCCCAAAACCCTCATTTTGGAACCGAAGGCTGAAAGTCTTTTACGGATCAAGCAATATTTCTGGGGAGAACGAATTTTGACATGGTCTTATGAAATAGAATTTCATTCCGTTAAAATGATGGACTTCCTCAATAGGGCAAATGCTTTTAAAAAATGTTCCTATTTGCATGTATATCTGCCGTTCCTACGGAACTTACCCTTTTGTCTGTAATCATTTTTGGTGCAGGTTGTCACCTGCACCTTCTATATGCCCCTCCGCCAAGGGCGGATTAGGCAAGGTGCTCAGTTGCCAGCTCATATTCAGGGTTTAACCTCAACCGAGCCAACCACTATACATGAGCAGATCGCCGTGACGGCTTGTATGATCCAAATCAACAAATCATTCTTTCAGCCTATTCCGCCATTCGGCACAATAGGCTACTGCGGTTTC comes from Echinicola vietnamensis DSM 17526 and encodes:
- a CDS encoding energy transducer TonB, producing the protein MEAKKTPKADLSKKSGMFLNLGLLVSVGLTLFAFEYKTYESGELMDLGTVEDDFEELLDIPITEQPPPPPPPVEQPIIEEIPDEVEIEEKIEVNFDVEVQEETVIKEVVIADAPVEEKAEEIFDVVETMPTPPGGMEGWNKYLSKNLKYPTQARRMGIEGTVYVVFVVNTDGSIQDVGILRGIGGGCDEEAMRVVRNAPKWEPGKQRGRPVRVKMRLPIRFKLS